From a single Rosa rugosa chromosome 7, drRosRugo1.1, whole genome shotgun sequence genomic region:
- the LOC133723707 gene encoding protein NRT1/ PTR FAMILY 5.13-like: MPAIVRAVLRSVRDWFRKYLYFSWPTVCIRGLVFSHSFANHAIVSILITYLSYMWEHPHSQIATVILNIQDGVSDIMVIVLAHIPRTYMGSFKVIVTTNATYIIGLILLWLSAKYMSVGTASRVFYGAMVLITLGESGRWAVLQEFLDEQYLSEHNHAELPYDVNQDKKDALWMLPWFLGAVVPPFLLKTTWAQIFLISTIAMGVSYLVFLLGFPCYFIHNVNNSEQSQDARTDEVNHLDQAPRVLEQTRSGNVRRLINILKKNERFLTETLSIWLAFFLAYSVIRAAGSTFFFQQMDNLKNPFNNYDPAVYFNLFSSLAKYVISFLWNLIPKTWKPSRLRIWCGMACIVLCCLVAWQVEIHRLETSSNASIFWLAPQFFLLGVMEGLAVYGMIDFLVDRVSEGDKVMVGYYGSHTTGLIIGIGKILVGLSVLAFRGRWFDDNNLDASHLDKYYKALTILTSVVFFFYCCIALYYYYTREELHDQTPSPVTTEMVNQPKPNPSRHYPSDEVTEKADEKAEDFGQLVSQIFQC, encoded by the exons ATGCCCGCAATAGTGAGGGCGGTCTTACGTTCAGTGAGAGACTGGTTCAGAAAGTACCTCTACTTTTCCTGGCCTACAGTATGCATCCGGG GTTTGGTTTTCAGCCATAGCTTCGCAAACCATGCCATAGTCTCTATATTGATAACGTACCTCTCGTATATGTGGGAGCATCCACATTCTCAAATAGCTACTGTAATTTTGAATATCCAAGATGGGGTATCAGACATTATGGTGATTGTCCTTGCGCATATTCCACGCACGTACATGGGTTCTTTTAAAGTAATCGTCACCACCAATGCTACATATATTATA GGTTTGATCCTGTTATGGCTTTCTGCTAAGTATATGAGCGTGGGCACTGCATCTAGAGTATTCTATGGAGCTATGGTACTAATAACATTGGGCGAATCTGGGCGGTGGGCTGTTTTGCAAGAATTTCTTGATGAACAATACTTAAGCGAACATAATCATGCAGAACTCCCATATGATGTAAACCAGGACAAGAAAGATGCTTTGTGGATGCTCCCTTGGTTTTTAGGTGCAGTGGTTCCTCCTTTCCTTTTAAAAACAACTTGGGCACAAATATTCTTAATTTCAACAATTGCAATGGGAGTTTCTTATTTAGTGTTCTTGTTGGGCTTCCCCTGTTACTTTATACACAATGTCAACAACAGTGAACAAAGCCAAGATGCTCGAACAGACGAAGTCAATCACTTGGATCAGGCACCAAGAGTCCTAGAACAAACAAGGTCAGGGAATGTACGGAGACTCATCAATATATTAAAGAAAAATGAACGTTTTCTGACAGAAACATTATCTATATGGTTAGCCTTCTTCCTTGCATACAGTGTTATAAGGGCAGCAGGAAGTACATTCTTTTTTCAACAAATGGATAACTTAAAAAACCCATTCAATAACTATGATCCTGCAGTCTATTTCAATCTGTTTTCCTCACTTGCAAAGTACGTGATCTCATTTCTCTGGAATCTAATTCCAAAGACATGGAAACCATCACGGCTGAGGATTTGGTGCGGAATGGCTTGTATTGTGCTTTGTTGTCTGGTTGCTTGGCAAGTAGAGATCCACAGGTTAGAAACCAGTTCAAATGCAAGCATCTTTTGGTTAGCCCCTCAGTTCTTCTTATTGGGAGTCATGGAAGGCCTAGCGGTGTATGGAATGATCGATTTTCTTGTTGATCGAGTGTCTGAAGGTGATAAAGTAATGGTTGGGTATTATGGATCCCACACCACTGGCTTGATCATAGGTATTGGAAAAATACTTGTTGGTCTCAGTGTTTTGGCGTTCAGAGGAAGGTGGTTTGATGATAACAACTTGGATGCGAGTCATCTTGATAAATATTACAAAGCATTAACAATCTTAACTTctgttgtcttcttcttctactgTTGTATTGCCCTTTACTACTATTATACGAGGGAAGAATTACATGACCAGACTCCTTCACCAGTGACAACTGAGATGGTAAATCAGCCAAAGCCAAACCCGTCGCGACATTATCCTAGTGATGAAGTTACGGAGAAGGCTGATGAGAAGGCTGAAGACTTTGGGCAGCTTGTGAGTCAAATTTTTCAGTGTTAA
- the LOC133722991 gene encoding uncharacterized protein LOC133722991, translated as MYRVVASISLSLSLSSNPKSPTAAFSARKPPPRLTHHQGWQALPHLSSRTALEKPTGALALSVSQNHRTRRVDSDPKTGLRLGPPEAMQVLSNTRRLSRVLKSPIFIFSERLLAPDAPLAEAPRARLQWRKLLTTLSPQPSGITRGCCLSPTEQHSMMISLTERKENHSIDSTRVRRLQSGRSSLGEFVAVASYGSRPWDGEFHRFDELIGGCGHDDQSENFLSLATFCHFCVVEVKVAIRRLSMTWLE; from the exons ATGTATAGAGTTGTTGCATCTA tctctctctctctctcgttgtcATCGAATCCCAAATCCCCAACTGCTGCATTCAGTGCCCGGAAGCCTCCTCCACGACTGACCCATCATCAAGGATGGCAAGCTCTACCTCATCTCAGCTCACGAACAGCTCTTGAAAAGCCGACCGGGGCTTTAGCTCTCTCTGTCTCCCAAAACCACAGAACTCGCCGAGTCGACTCGGACCCCAAAACCGGCCTCCGACTCGGTCCTCCCGAAGCCATGCAAGTGCTCTCCAACACTCGCAGGCTCTCCAGAGTCCTCAAATCtccaatcttcatcttctccgaaCGACTCCTCGCTCCCGACGCGCCCCTCGCCGAAGCTCCACGCGCTCGTCTCCAATGGCGGAAGCTCCTCACCACTCTCTCTCCCCAACCCTCTG GCATTACTCGAGGTTGTTGTCTTTCGCCGACGGAGCAACACTCGATGATGATTTCGCTTACAGAACGAAAAGAAAACCACTCGATTGACTCCACCCGGGTCCGTCGATTACAGTCCGGCCGTTCCTCTCTCGGCGAGTTCGTCGCCGTCGCTTCTTACGGCTCTCGTCCCTGGGACGGCGAGTTTCACCGTTTTGATG AACTGATAGGGGGTTGTGGACACGATGATCAATCAGAGAATTTTCTCTCATTGGCTACATTCTGTCACTTCTGTGTCGTAGAAGTGAAGGTTGCTATTCGAAGACTATCCATGACTTG